One part of the Arabidopsis thaliana chromosome 1 sequence genome encodes these proteins:
- a CDS encoding 2-oxoglutarate (2OG) and Fe(II)-dependent oxygenase superfamily protein (2-oxoglutarate (2OG) and Fe(II)-dependent oxygenase superfamily protein; CONTAINS InterPro DOMAIN/s: Oxoglutarate/iron-dependent oxygenase (InterPro:IPR005123); BEST Arabidopsis thaliana protein match is: 2-oxoglutarate (2OG) and Fe(II)-dependent oxygenase superfamily protein (TAIR:AT1G03410.1); Has 8186 Blast hits to 8162 proteins in 1002 species: Archae - 0; Bacteria - 1123; Metazoa - 116; Fungi - 839; Plants - 4847; Viruses - 0; Other Eukaryotes - 1261 (source: NCBI BLink).), protein MESTDRSSQAKAFDEAKIGVKGLVDSGITEIPALFRATPATLASLKSPPPPKHLTIPTVDLKGASVVEKIGEAAEKWGLFHLVNHGIPVEVLERMIQGIRGFHEQEPEAKKRFYSRDHTRDVLYFSNHDLQNSEAASWRDTLGCYTAPEPPRLEDLPAVCGEIMLEYSKEIMSLGERLFELLSEALGLNSHHLKDMDCAKSQYMVGQHYPPCPQPDLTIGINKHTDISFLTVLLQDNVGGLQVFHEQYWIDVTPVPGALVINIGDFLQLITNDKFISAEHRVIANGSSEPRTSVAIVFSTFMRAYSRVYGPIKDLLSAENPAKYRDCTLTEFSTIFSSKTLDAPKLHHFKI, encoded by the exons ATGGAGTCAACTGATCGTTCAAGTCAAGCAAAAGCTTTCGACGAGGCCAAAATCGGTGTGAAAGGGCTTGTGGATTCAGGAATCACAGAGATTCCGGCCCTGTTCCGTGCAACGCCGGCTACTCTTGCAAGCCTGAAGTCGCCACCACCTCCAAAGCATCTCACCATCCCTACCGTTGATCTCAAAGGAGCAAGCGTGGTGGAGAAGATCGGAGAAGCTGCTGAGAAATGGGGATTATTCCATTTGGTGAATCACGGCATCCCGGTGGAGGTTCTGGAGAGGATGATTCAAGGGATTCGCGGGTTTCACGAGCAAGAACCTGAAGCCAAGAAACGCTTCTACTCTAGGGATCACACTAGAGACGTGCTTTACTTTAGCAATCATGATCTCCAAAACTCCGAGGCCGCCAGTTGGAGAGACACTCTCGGTTGTTATACCGCACCCGAGCCTCCCAGATTAGAGGATTTGCCCGCGGTTTGCGG GGAGATTATGCTGGAGTACTCAAAGGAAATAATGAGTTTAGGTGAAAGGCTATTTGAGCTTCTATCAGAGGCTTTGGGGTTGAACTCTCATCATCTCAAGGACATGGACTGTGCCAAGTCTCAATATATGGTTGGCCAACACTACCCACCTTGCCCTCAGCCTGACCTTACTATAGGCATAAACAAGCACACCGATATTTCCTTTCTCACCGTTCTTCTTCAAGACAATGTTGGAGGGCTTCAAGTTTTCCATGAACAGTATTGGATTGATGTTACTCCTGTCCCTGGGGCTCTAGTCATTAACATTGGAGATTTTCTTCAG CTTATAACCAATGATAAGTTCATAAGCGCGGAGCATAGGGTGATAGCCAATGGATCTTCTGAACCGCGGACTTCCGTGGCAATTGTTTTCAGCACGTTCATGAGGGCGTATTCTCGAGTATATGGGCCAATCAAAGATCTCCTGTCTGCAGAAAACCCTGCTAAGTATAGAGACTGCACCCTCACCGAATTTTCAACCATCTTCAGCTCAAAAACGCTCGATGCTCCTAAGTTACACCATTTCAAAATCTAA
- the 2A6 gene encoding 2-oxoglutarate (2OG) and Fe(II)-dependent oxygenase superfamily protein, which produces MESSDRSSQAKAFDETKTGVKGLVASGIKEIPAMFHTPPDTLTSLKQTAPPSQQLTIPTVDLKGGSMDLISRRSVVEKIGDAAERWGFFQVVNHGISVEVMERMKEGIRRFHEQDPEVKKRFYSRDHTRDVLYYSNIDLHTCNKAANWRDTLACYMAPDPPKLQDLPAVCGEIMMEYSKQLMTLGEFLFELLSEALGLNPNHLKDMGCAKSHIMFGQYYPPCPQPDLTLGISKHTDFSFITILLQDNIGGLQVIHDQCWVDVSPVPGALVINIGDLLQLISNDKFISAEHRVIANGSSEPRISMPCFVSTFMKPNPRIYGPIKELLSEQNPAKYRDLTITEFSNTFRSQTISHPALHHFRI; this is translated from the exons atgGAGTCAAGTGATCGTTCAAGTCAAGCAAAAGCTTTCGACGAGACAAAAACCGGCGTGAAAGGGCTTGTGGCTTCGGGAATCAAAGAGATTCCAGCCATGTTCCATACACCTCCGGATACTCTAACAAGCCTGAAACAAACAGCACCACCTTCGCAGCAGCTGACGATCCCCACGGTGGATCTGAAAGGAGGAAGCATGGATTTGATATCGCGGCGGAGCGTGGTGGAGAAGATTGGAGACGCTGCGGAGAGATGGGGATTCTTCCAGGTGGTGAATCATGGGATCTCGGTGGAGGTGATGGAGAGGATGAAAGAAGGGATTCGCAGGTTTCACGAGCAGGACCCGGAAGTGAAGAAACGGTTCTACTCTAGGGATCACACTAGAGATGTGCTTTACTACAGCAACATCGATCTCCACACTTGTAATAAGGCTGCAAATTGGAGAGATACGCTCGCCTGTTACATGGCCCCCGATCCTCCCAAGTTACAGGACTTGCCCGCGGTTTGCGG GGAGATTATGATGGAGTACTCAAAGCAACTAATGACTTTAGGTGAATTTCTCTTTGAGCTTCTATCTGAGGCTTTGGGATTAAACCCTAATCACCTCAAGGACATGGGCTGTGCCAAGTCTCATATCATGTTTGGCCAATACTATCCACCTTGCCCTCAGCCTGACCTTACTTTAGGCATAAGCAAGCACACCGATTTCTCGTTTATCACCATTCTTCTTCAGGACAATATCGGAGGGCTTCAAGTTATCCATGACCAATGCTGGGTTGATGTTTCTCCTGTCCCTGGCGCCCTTGTCATTAACATCGGAGATCTTCTCCag CTTATAAGCAATGACAAATTCATTAGCGCGGAGCATAGGGTGATAGCAAATGGATCTTCTGAACCGCGGATTTCAATGCCATGTTTCGTCAGCACGTTCATGAAGCCGAATCCACGAATATATGGACCCATCAAAGAACTTTTGTCAGAACAAAACCCTGCCAAGTATAGAGACTTAACCATCACCGAGTTTTCAAACACCTTCAGGTCCCAAACGATCAGTCACCCTGCGTTACACCATTTCAGGATCTGA
- the 2A6 gene encoding 2-oxoglutarate (2OG) and Fe(II)-dependent oxygenase superfamily protein (2A6; FUNCTIONS IN: oxidoreductase activity; LOCATED IN: endomembrane system; EXPRESSED IN: 17 plant structures; EXPRESSED DURING: 10 growth stages; CONTAINS InterPro DOMAIN/s: Oxoglutarate/iron-dependent oxygenase (InterPro:IPR005123); BEST Arabidopsis thaliana protein match is: 2-oxoglutarate (2OG) and Fe(II)-dependent oxygenase superfamily protein (TAIR:AT1G03400.1); Has 8330 Blast hits to 8293 proteins in 997 species: Archae - 0; Bacteria - 1128; Metazoa - 114; Fungi - 883; Plants - 4883; Viruses - 0; Other Eukaryotes - 1322 (source: NCBI BLink).), translating to MGHDSFCYLIVLRCALRCGIIALMQICALQKKERRSKMESSDRSSQAKAFDETKTGVKGLVASGIKEIPAMFHTPPDTLTSLKQTAPPSQQLTIPTVDLKGGSMDLISRRSVVEKIGDAAERWGFFQVVNHGISVEVMERMKEGIRRFHEQDPEVKKRFYSRDHTRDVLYYSNIDLHTCNKAANWRDTLACYMAPDPPKLQDLPAVCGEIMMEYSKQLMTLGEFLFELLSEALGLNPNHLKDMGCAKSHIMFGQYYPPCPQPDLTLGISKHTDFSFITILLQDNIGGLQVIHDQCWVDVSPVPGALVINIGDLLQLISNDKFISAEHRVIANGSSEPRISMPCFVSTFMKPNPRIYGPIKELLSEQNPAKYRDLTITEFSNTFRSQTISHPALHHFRI from the exons ATGGGTCACGAttccttttgttatttaattgtattaAGATGTGCATTAAGATGTGGAATAATAGCACTTATGCAAATCTGTGcattgcaaaaaaaagaaagaagaagcaagatgGAGTCAAGTGATCGTTCAAGTCAAGCAAAAGCTTTCGACGAGACAAAAACCGGCGTGAAAGGGCTTGTGGCTTCGGGAATCAAAGAGATTCCAGCCATGTTCCATACACCTCCGGATACTCTAACAAGCCTGAAACAAACAGCACCACCTTCGCAGCAGCTGACGATCCCCACGGTGGATCTGAAAGGAGGAAGCATGGATTTGATATCGCGGCGGAGCGTGGTGGAGAAGATTGGAGACGCTGCGGAGAGATGGGGATTCTTCCAGGTGGTGAATCATGGGATCTCGGTGGAGGTGATGGAGAGGATGAAAGAAGGGATTCGCAGGTTTCACGAGCAGGACCCGGAAGTGAAGAAACGGTTCTACTCTAGGGATCACACTAGAGATGTGCTTTACTACAGCAACATCGATCTCCACACTTGTAATAAGGCTGCAAATTGGAGAGATACGCTCGCCTGTTACATGGCCCCCGATCCTCCCAAGTTACAGGACTTGCCCGCGGTTTGCGG GGAGATTATGATGGAGTACTCAAAGCAACTAATGACTTTAGGTGAATTTCTCTTTGAGCTTCTATCTGAGGCTTTGGGATTAAACCCTAATCACCTCAAGGACATGGGCTGTGCCAAGTCTCATATCATGTTTGGCCAATACTATCCACCTTGCCCTCAGCCTGACCTTACTTTAGGCATAAGCAAGCACACCGATTTCTCGTTTATCACCATTCTTCTTCAGGACAATATCGGAGGGCTTCAAGTTATCCATGACCAATGCTGGGTTGATGTTTCTCCTGTCCCTGGCGCCCTTGTCATTAACATCGGAGATCTTCTCCag CTTATAAGCAATGACAAATTCATTAGCGCGGAGCATAGGGTGATAGCAAATGGATCTTCTGAACCGCGGATTTCAATGCCATGTTTCGTCAGCACGTTCATGAAGCCGAATCCACGAATATATGGACCCATCAAAGAACTTTTGTCAGAACAAAACCCTGCCAAGTATAGAGACTTAACCATCACCGAGTTTTCAAACACCTTCAGGTCCCAAACGATCAGTCACCCTGCGTTACACCATTTCAGGATCTGA
- the AHP5 gene encoding histidine-containing phosphotransfer factor 5 (histidine-containing phosphotransfer factor 5 (AHP5); CONTAINS InterPro DOMAIN/s: Signal transduction histidine kinase, phosphotransfer (Hpt) domain (InterPro:IPR008207); BEST Arabidopsis thaliana protein match is: histidine-containing phosphotransmitter 2 (TAIR:AT3G29350.1); Has 311 Blast hits to 310 proteins in 49 species: Archae - 2; Bacteria - 33; Metazoa - 0; Fungi - 8; Plants - 266; Viruses - 0; Other Eukaryotes - 2 (source: NCBI BLink).) yields MNTIVVAQLQRQFQDYIVSLYQQGFLDNQFSELRKLQDEGTPDFVAEVVSLFFDDCSKLINTMSISLERPDNVDFKQVDSGVHQLKGSSSSVGARRVKNVCISFKECCDVQNREGCLRCLQQVDYEYKMLKTKLQDLFNLEKQILQAGGTIPQVDIN; encoded by the exons ATGAACACCATCGTCGTTGCTCAGTTGCAGAGACAATTTCAAGACTACATCGTTTCTCTTTATCAACAG gGATTTCTGGATAATCAGTTCTCAGAGTTGAGAAAGTTGCAAGATGAAGGAACCCCTGATTTTGTAGCTGAAGTTGTCTCTCTATTCTTCGACGACTGTTCCAAGCTTATTAATACCATGTCTATATCCCT GGAGCGGCCAGATAATGTGGATTTCAAACAGGTGGATTCAGGTGTTCATCAACTCAAGGGTAGTAGCTCCAG TGTCGGTGCAAGGAGGGTGAAAAATGTGTGCATATCTTTCAAGGAATGTTGCGATGTTCAGAACCGTGAAGG GTGTCTAAGGTGTTTACAGCAGGTGGATTATGAATATAAGATGTTAAAGACTAAACTTCAGGATCTCTTTAAT TTAGAGAAACAGATCCTCCAAGCTGGAGGTACAATTCCTCAAGTGGATATAAATTAG
- the AHP5 gene encoding histidine-containing phosphotransfer factor 5 — protein sequence MNTIVVAQLQRQFQDYIVSLYQQGFLDNQFSELRKLQDEGTPDFVAEVVSLFFDDCSKLINTMSISLERPDNVDFKQVDSGVHQLKGSSSSVGARRVKNVCISFKECCDVQNREGCLRCLQQVDYEYKMLKTKLQDLFNVSFKLCENLLVLLVYSFY from the exons ATGAACACCATCGTCGTTGCTCAGTTGCAGAGACAATTTCAAGACTACATCGTTTCTCTTTATCAACAG gGATTTCTGGATAATCAGTTCTCAGAGTTGAGAAAGTTGCAAGATGAAGGAACCCCTGATTTTGTAGCTGAAGTTGTCTCTCTATTCTTCGACGACTGTTCCAAGCTTATTAATACCATGTCTATATCCCT GGAGCGGCCAGATAATGTGGATTTCAAACAGGTGGATTCAGGTGTTCATCAACTCAAGGGTAGTAGCTCCAG TGTCGGTGCAAGGAGGGTGAAAAATGTGTGCATATCTTTCAAGGAATGTTGCGATGTTCAGAACCGTGAAGG GTGTCTAAGGTGTTTACAGCAGGTGGATTATGAATATAAGATGTTAAAGACTAAACTTCAGGATCTCTTTAATGTGAGTTTTAAACTTTGCGAAAACCTACTTGTTCTGCTTGTGTATTCTTTTTACTGA
- a CDS encoding Leucine-rich repeat (LRR) family protein (Leucine-rich repeat (LRR) family protein; INVOLVED IN: signal transduction; LOCATED IN: endomembrane system; EXPRESSED IN: 23 plant structures; EXPRESSED DURING: 13 growth stages; CONTAINS InterPro DOMAIN/s: Leucine-rich repeat-containing N-terminal domain, type 2 (InterPro:IPR013210), Leucine-rich repeat (InterPro:IPR001611); BEST Arabidopsis thaliana protein match is: RNI-like superfamily protein (TAIR:AT4G03010.1); Has 51202 Blast hits to 18238 proteins in 817 species: Archae - 16; Bacteria - 1653; Metazoa - 5878; Fungi - 321; Plants - 40223; Viruses - 0; Other Eukaryotes - 3111 (source: NCBI BLink).) has protein sequence MMMRFTKLVWCLMFLLRFGFFTEAILDPVDFLALQAIRKSLDDLPGSKFFESWDFTSDPCGFAGVYCNGDKVISLNLGDPRAGSPGLSGRIDPAIGKLSALTELSIVPGRIMGALPATISQLKDLRFLAISRNFISGEIPASLGEVRGLRTLDLSYNQLTGTISPSIGSLPELSNLILCHNHLTGSIPPFLSQTLTRIDLKRNSLTGSISPASLPPSLQYLSLAWNQLTGSVYHVLLRLNQLNYLDLSLNRFTGTIPARVFAFPITNLQLQRNFFFGLIQPANQVTISTVDLSYNRFSGGISPLLSSVENLYLNSNRFTGEVPASFVERLLSANIQTLYLQHNFLTGIQISPAAEIPVSSSLCLQYNCMVPPLQTPCPLKAGPQKTRPTTQCTEWRG, from the coding sequence atgatgatgagatttaCCAAGTTGGTTTGGTGTTTGATGTTCCTGCTTCGATTCGGCTTCTTCACGGAGGCGATTCTCGACCCAGTTGATTTCTTGGCTCTGCAAGCTATTCGTAAATCCCTCGATGACTTGCCAGGTTCCAAGTTCTTCGAGTCTTGGGATTTCACTTCTGATCCATGCGGCTTCGCTGGCGTCTACTGCAACGGAGATAAAGtaatctctctcaatctcgGCGATCCTAGAGCCGGTTCACCCGGTTTATCGGGTCGGATCGACCCAGCAATAGGCAAACTCTCTGCACTCACTGAGCTCTCCATTGTCCCCGGCAGAATCATGGGTGCGTTACCGGCAACAATCTCTCAGCTAAAAGACCTTCGTTTTCTCGCAATCAGCCGGAATTTCATCTCCGGCGAGATTCCGGCGAGTCTCGGCGAGGTTCGTGGTCTCAGAACACTGGATTTAAGCTATAATCAATTAACCGGAACTATCTCTCCGTCAATCGGATCGTTACCGGAGCTCTCCAATTTGATTCTCTGCCACAACCACTTAACCGGATCAATACCACCGTTTCTCTCACAAACTCTAACCCGAATCGATCTCAAACGCAACAGCCTCACCGGCTCAATCTCACCGGCGTCTCTCCCTCCGTCGCTTCAATACCTCTCACTCGCTTGGAACCAGTTAACCGGATCGGTATACCATGTTTTACTCCGGTTGAACCAGCTTAACTACCTTGATCTCAGCTTAAACCGGTTCACCGGTACAATCCCCGCTCGAGTCTTCGCCTTCCCGATCACAAATCTTCAGTTACAACGCAATTTCTTCTTCGGTTTAATTCAGCCGGCGAATCAAGTGACGATCTCCACCGTCGATCTCAGCTACAATCGATTCTCCGGTGGGATATCTCCGCTTCTCTCAAGCGTTGAGAATCTCTACTTAAACAGCAATCGTTTCACCGGTGAAGTCCCGGCGAGTTTCGTGGAGAGGTTGTTATCGGCGAACATACAGACTCTGTATCTACAGCATAATTTCTTGACGGGAATACAGATTAGCCCGGCGGCGGAAATCCCGGTGAGCAGCTCGCTGTGTCTGCAGTATAACTGTATGGTGCCGCCGTTACAAACCCCGTGTCCGCTAAAGGCCGGCCCACAAAAGACTAGGCCCACTACACAATGCACCGAGTGGCGAGGGTAG